Proteins from one Mycolicibacter virginiensis genomic window:
- the glgP gene encoding alpha-glucan family phosphorylase, with amino-acid sequence MKALRRFTVRAHLPERLLALEQLSMNLRWSWEQPTQELFAAIDPELWDGSGRDPVALLGAVSPARLEELATDQEFTARLDALAADLSAYLTSPRWYQHQQDGGAALPTAVAYFSMEFGVAEALPNYSGGLGILAGDHLKSASDLGVPLIAVGLYYRSGYFRQALTADGWQRETYPALDPQGLPLRLLVDTDAHPVLIDVALPGAGRLRARIWVAQVGRVPLLLLDSDIGENPHQLRGITDRLYGGDQEHRIRQEILAGIGGVRAIREFTRLQGMPAPEVFHMNEGHAGFLGVERIRELIAEQGLDFDTALAVVRSATVFTTHTPVPAGIDRFPADMVRRYFDDSGDALVAGVPTERIMELGMEQGDEHDPGMFNMAHMGLRLAQRANGVSRLHGRVSRVMFNDLWPGFDGGEVPIGSITNGVHAPSWAAPPWLQLSRDVAAPDSFSEPAAWQRLQQVDPVTLWSIRSQLRALLVDEVRLRLLKSGLERGSSEAELGWIATAFDPDVLTIGFARRVPTYKRLTLMLRDPDRLEQLLLDEQCPVQLIVAGKSHPADEDGKALIQQVVRFADRPEVRHRIAFLPDYDMSMARRLYSGCDVWLNNPLRPLEACGTSGMKSALNGGLNLSIRDGWWDEWFDGQNGWAIPTADGVADENRRDDLEAAALYDLLASSVVPKFYERDDRGVPPRWMEMVHHTLQTLGPKVLASRMVHDYVEQCYAPAAQSLRRTCEPIDGVPFGAARQLADYRRRAEAAWPHIQITDVDSTGLPDAPWLGSELTLTASVRLAGLRPDEVAVQAVLGRVDSGDTLLDPVTVAMSHAHTDADGTEVFSTTSRLPVAGSVGYTVRVLPCHPLLSGDAELGLVTLA; translated from the coding sequence GTGAAGGCCCTCCGCCGGTTCACCGTTCGCGCCCACCTTCCCGAGCGGCTGCTGGCACTTGAGCAGCTGTCGATGAACCTGCGCTGGTCGTGGGAGCAGCCGACGCAGGAGCTCTTCGCCGCCATCGACCCCGAATTGTGGGACGGGAGTGGGCGCGACCCGGTAGCGCTGCTCGGGGCGGTCAGTCCCGCGCGGCTCGAAGAGCTGGCCACCGACCAGGAGTTCACCGCCCGGCTCGATGCGCTGGCCGCCGATCTCTCGGCGTATCTGACCAGCCCGCGGTGGTATCAGCATCAGCAGGACGGCGGCGCGGCGCTGCCGACGGCGGTCGCTTACTTCTCGATGGAATTCGGCGTCGCCGAAGCTCTGCCCAACTACTCAGGCGGCCTGGGGATCCTGGCGGGGGATCACCTGAAGTCGGCGTCGGATCTGGGTGTGCCGCTGATCGCGGTGGGGCTGTACTACCGGTCCGGGTATTTCCGTCAGGCGTTGACCGCCGACGGCTGGCAGCGCGAAACCTATCCGGCACTGGATCCTCAGGGGCTGCCGCTGCGGCTGCTGGTCGATACCGACGCCCACCCGGTGCTGATCGATGTGGCGTTGCCCGGCGCCGGGCGGTTGCGGGCCCGGATCTGGGTCGCGCAGGTGGGCCGAGTGCCGCTGTTGCTGCTGGATTCCGACATCGGTGAGAATCCCCACCAACTGCGCGGAATCACTGACCGGTTGTACGGCGGCGACCAGGAGCATCGGATCCGTCAGGAGATCCTGGCTGGGATCGGCGGTGTGCGGGCCATCCGCGAATTCACCCGGTTGCAGGGCATGCCCGCTCCGGAGGTCTTTCACATGAACGAGGGGCACGCGGGCTTCCTCGGCGTCGAACGCATCCGTGAGCTGATCGCCGAGCAGGGCCTGGATTTCGACACCGCGCTGGCCGTGGTCCGTTCGGCGACGGTGTTCACCACGCACACCCCGGTGCCGGCCGGAATCGACCGGTTTCCCGCGGACATGGTGCGCCGCTATTTCGACGACAGCGGTGATGCTCTGGTCGCCGGGGTGCCCACCGAGCGGATCATGGAACTTGGCATGGAGCAGGGAGACGAACACGATCCCGGCATGTTCAATATGGCCCACATGGGGCTGCGGCTGGCGCAGCGCGCCAATGGTGTTTCGCGGCTGCACGGGCGGGTCAGCCGGGTCATGTTCAACGACCTGTGGCCCGGGTTCGACGGCGGCGAGGTGCCGATCGGCTCGATCACCAACGGCGTGCACGCGCCGAGCTGGGCGGCGCCGCCATGGCTGCAGCTCAGCCGCGACGTGGCCGCGCCCGACTCGTTCAGCGAGCCCGCGGCCTGGCAACGTCTGCAGCAGGTCGACCCGGTGACGTTGTGGTCCATCCGCTCGCAGCTGCGGGCACTGCTCGTCGACGAGGTCCGGTTGCGGTTGCTTAAGTCCGGGCTGGAACGCGGTTCTTCGGAGGCCGAGTTGGGCTGGATCGCTACGGCATTCGACCCTGACGTGCTGACCATCGGCTTCGCCCGGCGGGTGCCGACGTACAAGCGGTTGACGTTGATGCTGCGTGATCCCGATCGATTGGAGCAGCTGCTCCTTGACGAGCAGTGCCCCGTCCAGCTGATCGTCGCCGGCAAGTCCCATCCGGCCGACGAAGACGGCAAGGCACTGATTCAGCAGGTGGTGCGGTTTGCCGACCGCCCGGAAGTGCGGCATCGCATTGCGTTCCTGCCCGACTACGACATGTCGATGGCACGGCGTCTGTACTCGGGATGCGATGTCTGGCTGAACAATCCGTTGCGCCCGTTGGAGGCCTGCGGCACCTCGGGAATGAAGAGCGCGCTCAACGGCGGGCTGAACCTGTCGATTCGCGACGGCTGGTGGGACGAGTGGTTCGACGGGCAGAACGGCTGGGCGATTCCCACTGCGGACGGGGTCGCCGACGAGAATCGGCGCGACGATCTGGAGGCCGCGGCGCTCTACGACCTGCTGGCGTCATCGGTGGTGCCGAAGTTCTACGAGCGCGACGACCGGGGCGTGCCGCCGCGTTGGATGGAGATGGTGCATCACACCCTGCAGACGCTGGGGCCGAAAGTGCTGGCGTCGCGGATGGTGCATGACTACGTGGAGCAGTGTTATGCCCCGGCCGCGCAGTCGTTGCGGCGCACCTGTGAGCCGATCGACGGGGTGCCCTTCGGTGCGGCACGTCAATTGGCCGACTACCGGCGTCGGGCCGAAGCGGCCTGGCCGCACATCCAGATCACCGACGTCGACAGCACCGGCCTGCCGGATGCACCCTGGCTGGGCTCGGAGTTGACGCTGACCGCCTCGGTGCGCCTGGCCGGGTTGCGGCCGGACGAGGTGGCCGTGCAGGCGGTGCTGGGCCGAGTGGATTCCGGTGACACCCTGCTGGATCCGGTTACCGTGGCGATGTCGCACGCCCACACCGATGCGGACGGAACGGAAGTCTTCTCCACGACCAGTCGGCTACCGGTGGCCGGGTCGGTGGGCTACACCGTGCGGGTGCTGCCGTGCCATCCGTTGCTGTCCGGCGATGCCGAACTGGGACTGGTGACGTTGGCTTGA
- a CDS encoding neutral zinc metallopeptidase, translated as MRPARRRHRVNAVLVTACTLVLLLSGCARMLDGQPVSVFADPFRVGGLQAVDGPTGLRPDAPPPTREVDGTDGGRIDQLAAQSVSDLEAFWTTTYPNTFDGEFKPAKSLLSWDPAQLRGKFCDSRTFLLVNAAYCYLDNTIGWDRRLLLPALRSAYGDMAITMVLAHEYGHAIARTAGITKRRQTPTLVAEQQADCLAGVYLRWVAQGDSPRFTLSTGDGLNGVLAAMLALRDPLLGPDESIGGNEHGSAFERISAFQFGFTDGAGSCNAIDAKEIEQRRGELPVQLQQNETGEVPVSEESVRLVIDAMNIAFTPAQPPKLTFDAATASSCSDARPSPPASYCPATNTIAVDLPALQTMGTPSKDQKLATLSGDNTAYSALISRYLQRVQIEHGGLVLDNAAAALRTACLTGVATTRLSQGVTTSNGGRIALTAGDLDEAVAGLLTNGLAAGDINGESVPAGFSRIDAYRTGVLGDFDRCLARFP; from the coding sequence ATGCGCCCTGCCCGCCGACGGCACCGTGTTAATGCGGTTCTGGTCACCGCCTGCACACTGGTGTTATTGCTGAGCGGATGTGCCCGCATGCTCGACGGGCAACCCGTGTCGGTGTTCGCCGACCCGTTCCGGGTAGGCGGTCTGCAGGCCGTCGACGGCCCCACCGGGCTGCGCCCTGACGCCCCGCCACCGACCCGGGAGGTCGACGGCACCGACGGCGGGCGGATCGACCAACTCGCCGCTCAGTCGGTCAGCGACCTCGAGGCGTTCTGGACCACGACCTATCCCAACACCTTCGACGGCGAGTTCAAGCCGGCGAAGTCACTGCTGTCCTGGGATCCGGCGCAACTGCGCGGAAAGTTCTGTGACAGCAGGACTTTCCTGCTGGTCAACGCGGCCTACTGCTATCTGGACAACACCATCGGCTGGGATCGTCGGCTGCTGCTGCCCGCCTTGCGCAGCGCCTATGGCGACATGGCCATCACCATGGTGCTCGCCCACGAGTACGGCCACGCGATTGCCCGCACCGCCGGCATCACCAAGCGGCGCCAGACCCCGACACTGGTGGCCGAGCAGCAAGCCGACTGCCTGGCGGGTGTCTACCTGCGCTGGGTGGCCCAAGGGGATTCCCCGCGCTTCACACTGAGCACCGGCGACGGGCTCAACGGCGTGTTGGCCGCGATGCTGGCGCTGCGTGATCCGTTGCTCGGTCCCGACGAGTCGATCGGCGGCAACGAACACGGTTCGGCCTTCGAGCGGATCTCGGCATTCCAGTTCGGGTTCACCGACGGCGCCGGCTCGTGTAATGCCATCGACGCCAAGGAGATCGAGCAGCGGCGCGGCGAACTGCCGGTTCAGCTGCAACAGAACGAGACCGGCGAGGTGCCGGTCAGCGAGGAGTCGGTGCGGTTGGTCATCGACGCGATGAACATCGCGTTCACGCCCGCCCAGCCACCGAAACTCACCTTCGACGCCGCGACCGCTTCGTCGTGCTCGGACGCTCGCCCCAGCCCGCCGGCCTCCTATTGCCCGGCGACCAACACCATCGCGGTGGACCTGCCGGCCCTGCAGACCATGGGCACCCCCAGCAAGGACCAGAAGTTGGCGACGCTGTCCGGTGACAACACCGCCTATTCGGCGCTGATCTCGCGGTACCTGCAGCGCGTGCAGATCGAACACGGCGGCCTGGTGCTCGACAACGCCGCGGCCGCGCTGCGCACCGCATGCCTGACCGGGGTGGCCACCACCCGGCTGTCTCAGGGCGTCACCACCTCCAACGGCGGCAGGATCGCACTGACCGCGGGTGATCTGGACGAGGCGGTCGCCGGGCTGCTGACCAACGGTCTGGCCGCCGGCGACATCAACGGCGAATCGGTGCCGGCCGGCTTCTCGCGCATCGACGCCTACCGCACCGGGGTGCTCGGCGACTTCGATCGCTGCCTGGCCCGCTTCCCGTGA